In the Malus domestica chromosome 16, GDT2T_hap1 genome, one interval contains:
- the LOC103431988 gene encoding protein TIFY 4B isoform X3 translates to MNAATTTFPSILGKPLNQLTEDDISQLTREDCRKYLKEKGMRRPSWNKSQAIQQVISLKALLEPNEDSGAGALRKIVVSAQTTTATTQRAASNSADSAKEASADVQASVSADEPATHPRNERPKSVPEDPPVDADTAAISPRNQCTTDALVRQMTIFYSGKVNVYDGVPPDKARAILHFAAGPNHLLLDNQFGGAAAERSLGCQYQTAGDKDGPFPPSATISQSMQTVNFTGKFGEYTQQYWEKGNSTRDPEGQASRKVSLQRYREKRKDRERLKIKKNSGANSSLEVYLNHQLRTHTSNGNSSQSGTSSPPQPGLLQTAENQPKIRCLPVDLNEKDILERQA, encoded by the exons ATGAACGCCGCCACCACGACGTTTCCCTCCATTCTCGGGAAGCCCCTTAACCAGCTCACCGAGGATGACATTTCCCAGCTCACCCGCGAAGACTGCCGCAAGTACCTCAAAGAAAAAG GAATGCGGCGGCCCTCTTGGAACAAATCTCAGGCGATCCAGCAGGTTATTTCCCTCAAGGCGCTGCTGGAGCCCAACGAAGATTCCGGCGCCGGAGCTCTCAGAAAGATTGTCGTTTCGGCTCAGACGACCACCGCCACCACCCAGCGT GCGGCTTCGAATTCCGCTGATTCAGCTAAGGAAGCGAGCGCCGATGTCCAGGCTTCAGTGTCCGCAGACGAACCAGCGACGCATCCGAGAAATGAACGGCCGAAATCGGTTCCCGAGGATCCGCCGGTCGATGCGGATACCGCGGCCATCAGTCCCAG AAATCAGTGTACAACTGATGCATTAGTTCGGCAAATGACAATTTTCTACAGTGGCAAGGTGAATGTATATGATGGAGTGCCACCTGATAAG GCACGGGCAATCCTGCACTTTGCAGCAGGGCCCAACCATCTGCTTCTGGACAATCAATTTGGTGGTGCTGCAGCAGAAAGGTCCTTAGGGTGCCAATATCAGACTGCGGGCGATAAAGATGGCCCTTTCCCTCCTAGTGCAACAATTTCTCAATCAATGCAAACAG TTAACTTTACAGGGAAGTTCGGCGAATATACACAGCAGTACTGGGAGAAAGGGAACAGCACTCGTGATCCTG AGGGTCAGGCGAGCAGAAAAGTCTCGTTGCAGAGATACCGTGAAAAGCGAAAAGACAG AGAAAGattaaagataaagaaaaaTAGTGGAGCGAATTCTAGCTTGGAGGTTTACTTGAATCATCAACTCAGGACACATACCTCAAATGGTAATTCAAGTCAGAGTGGCACAAGCTCTCCACCCCAACCTGGGCTGCTGCAGACAGCTGAAAATCAGCCAAAGATCCGCTGTCTTCCTGTTGACCTAAACGAGAAGG ATATCCTGGAACGCCAAGCTTAA
- the LOC103431988 gene encoding protein TIFY 4B isoform X5, which produces MNAATTTFPSILGKPLNQLTEDDISQLTREDCRKYLKEKGMRRPSWNKSQAIQQVISLKALLEPNEDSGAGALRKIVVSAQTTTATTQRAASNSADSAKEASADVQASVSADEPATHPRNERPKSVPEDPPVDADTAAISPRNQCTTDALVRQMTIFYSGKVNVYDGVPPDKARAILHFAAGPNHLLLDNQFGGAAAERSLGCQYQTAGDKDGPFPPSATISQSMQTGKFGEYTQQYWEKGNSTRDPEGQASRKVSLQRYREKRKDRERLKIKKNSGANSSLEVYLNHQLRTHTSNGNSSQSGTSSPPQPGLLQTAENQPKIRCLPVDLNEKDILERQA; this is translated from the exons ATGAACGCCGCCACCACGACGTTTCCCTCCATTCTCGGGAAGCCCCTTAACCAGCTCACCGAGGATGACATTTCCCAGCTCACCCGCGAAGACTGCCGCAAGTACCTCAAAGAAAAAG GAATGCGGCGGCCCTCTTGGAACAAATCTCAGGCGATCCAGCAGGTTATTTCCCTCAAGGCGCTGCTGGAGCCCAACGAAGATTCCGGCGCCGGAGCTCTCAGAAAGATTGTCGTTTCGGCTCAGACGACCACCGCCACCACCCAGCGT GCGGCTTCGAATTCCGCTGATTCAGCTAAGGAAGCGAGCGCCGATGTCCAGGCTTCAGTGTCCGCAGACGAACCAGCGACGCATCCGAGAAATGAACGGCCGAAATCGGTTCCCGAGGATCCGCCGGTCGATGCGGATACCGCGGCCATCAGTCCCAG AAATCAGTGTACAACTGATGCATTAGTTCGGCAAATGACAATTTTCTACAGTGGCAAGGTGAATGTATATGATGGAGTGCCACCTGATAAG GCACGGGCAATCCTGCACTTTGCAGCAGGGCCCAACCATCTGCTTCTGGACAATCAATTTGGTGGTGCTGCAGCAGAAAGGTCCTTAGGGTGCCAATATCAGACTGCGGGCGATAAAGATGGCCCTTTCCCTCCTAGTGCAACAATTTCTCAATCAATGCAAACAG GGAAGTTCGGCGAATATACACAGCAGTACTGGGAGAAAGGGAACAGCACTCGTGATCCTG AGGGTCAGGCGAGCAGAAAAGTCTCGTTGCAGAGATACCGTGAAAAGCGAAAAGACAG AGAAAGattaaagataaagaaaaaTAGTGGAGCGAATTCTAGCTTGGAGGTTTACTTGAATCATCAACTCAGGACACATACCTCAAATGGTAATTCAAGTCAGAGTGGCACAAGCTCTCCACCCCAACCTGGGCTGCTGCAGACAGCTGAAAATCAGCCAAAGATCCGCTGTCTTCCTGTTGACCTAAACGAGAAGG ATATCCTGGAACGCCAAGCTTAA
- the LOC103431988 gene encoding protein TIFY 4B isoform X6 — protein sequence MNAATTTFPSILGKPLNQLTEDDISQLTREDCRKYLKEKGMRRPSWNKSQAIQQVISLKALLEPNEDSGAGALRKIVVSAQTTTATTQRAASNSADSAKEASADVQASVSADEPATHPRNERPKSVPEDPPVDADTAAISPRNQCTTDALVRQMTIFYSGKVNVYDGVPPDKARAILHFAAGPNHLLLDNQFGGAAAERSLGCQYQTAGDKDGPFPPSATISQSMQTVNFTGKFGEYTQQYWEKGNSTRDPEVFWWRVNAFTPVSQDSNHNQFCCHLRPMKRNRDRQLFRCNISNSICHLLL from the exons ATGAACGCCGCCACCACGACGTTTCCCTCCATTCTCGGGAAGCCCCTTAACCAGCTCACCGAGGATGACATTTCCCAGCTCACCCGCGAAGACTGCCGCAAGTACCTCAAAGAAAAAG GAATGCGGCGGCCCTCTTGGAACAAATCTCAGGCGATCCAGCAGGTTATTTCCCTCAAGGCGCTGCTGGAGCCCAACGAAGATTCCGGCGCCGGAGCTCTCAGAAAGATTGTCGTTTCGGCTCAGACGACCACCGCCACCACCCAGCGT GCGGCTTCGAATTCCGCTGATTCAGCTAAGGAAGCGAGCGCCGATGTCCAGGCTTCAGTGTCCGCAGACGAACCAGCGACGCATCCGAGAAATGAACGGCCGAAATCGGTTCCCGAGGATCCGCCGGTCGATGCGGATACCGCGGCCATCAGTCCCAG AAATCAGTGTACAACTGATGCATTAGTTCGGCAAATGACAATTTTCTACAGTGGCAAGGTGAATGTATATGATGGAGTGCCACCTGATAAG GCACGGGCAATCCTGCACTTTGCAGCAGGGCCCAACCATCTGCTTCTGGACAATCAATTTGGTGGTGCTGCAGCAGAAAGGTCCTTAGGGTGCCAATATCAGACTGCGGGCGATAAAGATGGCCCTTTCCCTCCTAGTGCAACAATTTCTCAATCAATGCAAACAG TTAACTTTACAGGGAAGTTCGGCGAATATACACAGCAGTACTGGGAGAAAGGGAACAGCACTCGTGATCCTG AAGTATTTTGGTGGAGGGTTAATGCCTTTACACCAGTATCACAAGATTCAAATCACAACCAATTTTGCTGTCACCTCAGGCCAATGAAAAGAAACCGCGACCGCCAACTGTTTCGTTGTAACATCTCTAACTCCATATGTCACTTGCTCCTTTGA
- the LOC103431988 gene encoding protein TIFY 4B isoform X1, whose translation MNAATTTFPSILGKPLNQLTEDDISQLTREDCRKYLKEKGMRRPSWNKSQAIQQVISLKALLEPNEDSGAGALRKIVVSAQTTTATTQRAASNSADSAKEASADVQASVSADEPATHPRNERPKSVPEDPPVDADTAAISPRNQCTTDALVRQMTIFYSGKVNVYDGVPPDKVNEAFYLNGDLEISLPMQRYMDLQARAILHFAAGPNHLLLDNQFGGAAAERSLGCQYQTAGDKDGPFPPSATISQSMQTGKFGEYTQQYWEKGNSTRDPDAEGQASRKVSLQRYREKRKDRERLKIKKNSGANSSLEVYLNHQLRTHTSNGNSSQSGTSSPPQPGLLQTAENQPKIRCLPVDLNEKDILERQA comes from the exons ATGAACGCCGCCACCACGACGTTTCCCTCCATTCTCGGGAAGCCCCTTAACCAGCTCACCGAGGATGACATTTCCCAGCTCACCCGCGAAGACTGCCGCAAGTACCTCAAAGAAAAAG GAATGCGGCGGCCCTCTTGGAACAAATCTCAGGCGATCCAGCAGGTTATTTCCCTCAAGGCGCTGCTGGAGCCCAACGAAGATTCCGGCGCCGGAGCTCTCAGAAAGATTGTCGTTTCGGCTCAGACGACCACCGCCACCACCCAGCGT GCGGCTTCGAATTCCGCTGATTCAGCTAAGGAAGCGAGCGCCGATGTCCAGGCTTCAGTGTCCGCAGACGAACCAGCGACGCATCCGAGAAATGAACGGCCGAAATCGGTTCCCGAGGATCCGCCGGTCGATGCGGATACCGCGGCCATCAGTCCCAG AAATCAGTGTACAACTGATGCATTAGTTCGGCAAATGACAATTTTCTACAGTGGCAAGGTGAATGTATATGATGGAGTGCCACCTGATAAGGTAAATGAAGCTTTCTATTTGAATGGAGACCTTGAGATAAGCCTTCCAATGCAGCGATATATGGATTTGCAGGCACGGGCAATCCTGCACTTTGCAGCAGGGCCCAACCATCTGCTTCTGGACAATCAATTTGGTGGTGCTGCAGCAGAAAGGTCCTTAGGGTGCCAATATCAGACTGCGGGCGATAAAGATGGCCCTTTCCCTCCTAGTGCAACAATTTCTCAATCAATGCAAACAG GGAAGTTCGGCGAATATACACAGCAGTACTGGGAGAAAGGGAACAGCACTCGTGATCCTG ATGCAGAGGGTCAGGCGAGCAGAAAAGTCTCGTTGCAGAGATACCGTGAAAAGCGAAAAGACAG AGAAAGattaaagataaagaaaaaTAGTGGAGCGAATTCTAGCTTGGAGGTTTACTTGAATCATCAACTCAGGACACATACCTCAAATGGTAATTCAAGTCAGAGTGGCACAAGCTCTCCACCCCAACCTGGGCTGCTGCAGACAGCTGAAAATCAGCCAAAGATCCGCTGTCTTCCTGTTGACCTAAACGAGAAGG ATATCCTGGAACGCCAAGCTTAA
- the LOC103431988 gene encoding protein TIFY 4B isoform X7: protein MNAATTTFPSILGKPLNQLTEDDISQLTREDCRKYLKEKGMRRPSWNKSQAIQQVISLKALLEPNEDSGAGALRKIVVSAQTTTATTQRAASNSADSAKEASADVQASVSADEPATHPRNERPKSVPEDPPVDADTAAISPRNQCTTDALVRQMTIFYSGKVNVYDGVPPDKARAILHFAAGPNHLLLDNQFGGAAAERSLGCQYQTAGDKDGPFPPSATISQSMQTGKFGEYTQQYWEKGNSTRDPEVFWWRVNAFTPVSQDSNHNQFCCHLRPMKRNRDRQLFRCNISNSICHLLL, encoded by the exons ATGAACGCCGCCACCACGACGTTTCCCTCCATTCTCGGGAAGCCCCTTAACCAGCTCACCGAGGATGACATTTCCCAGCTCACCCGCGAAGACTGCCGCAAGTACCTCAAAGAAAAAG GAATGCGGCGGCCCTCTTGGAACAAATCTCAGGCGATCCAGCAGGTTATTTCCCTCAAGGCGCTGCTGGAGCCCAACGAAGATTCCGGCGCCGGAGCTCTCAGAAAGATTGTCGTTTCGGCTCAGACGACCACCGCCACCACCCAGCGT GCGGCTTCGAATTCCGCTGATTCAGCTAAGGAAGCGAGCGCCGATGTCCAGGCTTCAGTGTCCGCAGACGAACCAGCGACGCATCCGAGAAATGAACGGCCGAAATCGGTTCCCGAGGATCCGCCGGTCGATGCGGATACCGCGGCCATCAGTCCCAG AAATCAGTGTACAACTGATGCATTAGTTCGGCAAATGACAATTTTCTACAGTGGCAAGGTGAATGTATATGATGGAGTGCCACCTGATAAG GCACGGGCAATCCTGCACTTTGCAGCAGGGCCCAACCATCTGCTTCTGGACAATCAATTTGGTGGTGCTGCAGCAGAAAGGTCCTTAGGGTGCCAATATCAGACTGCGGGCGATAAAGATGGCCCTTTCCCTCCTAGTGCAACAATTTCTCAATCAATGCAAACAG GGAAGTTCGGCGAATATACACAGCAGTACTGGGAGAAAGGGAACAGCACTCGTGATCCTG AAGTATTTTGGTGGAGGGTTAATGCCTTTACACCAGTATCACAAGATTCAAATCACAACCAATTTTGCTGTCACCTCAGGCCAATGAAAAGAAACCGCGACCGCCAACTGTTTCGTTGTAACATCTCTAACTCCATATGTCACTTGCTCCTTTGA
- the LOC103431988 gene encoding protein TIFY 4B isoform X2: MNAATTTFPSILGKPLNQLTEDDISQLTREDCRKYLKEKGMRRPSWNKSQAIQQVISLKALLEPNEDSGAGALRKIVVSAQTTTATTQRAASNSADSAKEASADVQASVSADEPATHPRNERPKSVPEDPPVDADTAAISPRNQCTTDALVRQMTIFYSGKVNVYDGVPPDKARAILHFAAGPNHLLLDNQFGGAAAERSLGCQYQTAGDKDGPFPPSATISQSMQTVNFTGKFGEYTQQYWEKGNSTRDPDAEGQASRKVSLQRYREKRKDRERLKIKKNSGANSSLEVYLNHQLRTHTSNGNSSQSGTSSPPQPGLLQTAENQPKIRCLPVDLNEKDILERQA, encoded by the exons ATGAACGCCGCCACCACGACGTTTCCCTCCATTCTCGGGAAGCCCCTTAACCAGCTCACCGAGGATGACATTTCCCAGCTCACCCGCGAAGACTGCCGCAAGTACCTCAAAGAAAAAG GAATGCGGCGGCCCTCTTGGAACAAATCTCAGGCGATCCAGCAGGTTATTTCCCTCAAGGCGCTGCTGGAGCCCAACGAAGATTCCGGCGCCGGAGCTCTCAGAAAGATTGTCGTTTCGGCTCAGACGACCACCGCCACCACCCAGCGT GCGGCTTCGAATTCCGCTGATTCAGCTAAGGAAGCGAGCGCCGATGTCCAGGCTTCAGTGTCCGCAGACGAACCAGCGACGCATCCGAGAAATGAACGGCCGAAATCGGTTCCCGAGGATCCGCCGGTCGATGCGGATACCGCGGCCATCAGTCCCAG AAATCAGTGTACAACTGATGCATTAGTTCGGCAAATGACAATTTTCTACAGTGGCAAGGTGAATGTATATGATGGAGTGCCACCTGATAAG GCACGGGCAATCCTGCACTTTGCAGCAGGGCCCAACCATCTGCTTCTGGACAATCAATTTGGTGGTGCTGCAGCAGAAAGGTCCTTAGGGTGCCAATATCAGACTGCGGGCGATAAAGATGGCCCTTTCCCTCCTAGTGCAACAATTTCTCAATCAATGCAAACAG TTAACTTTACAGGGAAGTTCGGCGAATATACACAGCAGTACTGGGAGAAAGGGAACAGCACTCGTGATCCTG ATGCAGAGGGTCAGGCGAGCAGAAAAGTCTCGTTGCAGAGATACCGTGAAAAGCGAAAAGACAG AGAAAGattaaagataaagaaaaaTAGTGGAGCGAATTCTAGCTTGGAGGTTTACTTGAATCATCAACTCAGGACACATACCTCAAATGGTAATTCAAGTCAGAGTGGCACAAGCTCTCCACCCCAACCTGGGCTGCTGCAGACAGCTGAAAATCAGCCAAAGATCCGCTGTCTTCCTGTTGACCTAAACGAGAAGG ATATCCTGGAACGCCAAGCTTAA
- the LOC103431988 gene encoding protein TIFY 4B isoform X4 has product MNAATTTFPSILGKPLNQLTEDDISQLTREDCRKYLKEKGMRRPSWNKSQAIQQVISLKALLEPNEDSGAGALRKIVVSAQTTTATTQRAASNSADSAKEASADVQASVSADEPATHPRNERPKSVPEDPPVDADTAAISPRNQCTTDALVRQMTIFYSGKVNVYDGVPPDKARAILHFAAGPNHLLLDNQFGGAAAERSLGCQYQTAGDKDGPFPPSATISQSMQTGKFGEYTQQYWEKGNSTRDPDAEGQASRKVSLQRYREKRKDRERLKIKKNSGANSSLEVYLNHQLRTHTSNGNSSQSGTSSPPQPGLLQTAENQPKIRCLPVDLNEKDILERQA; this is encoded by the exons ATGAACGCCGCCACCACGACGTTTCCCTCCATTCTCGGGAAGCCCCTTAACCAGCTCACCGAGGATGACATTTCCCAGCTCACCCGCGAAGACTGCCGCAAGTACCTCAAAGAAAAAG GAATGCGGCGGCCCTCTTGGAACAAATCTCAGGCGATCCAGCAGGTTATTTCCCTCAAGGCGCTGCTGGAGCCCAACGAAGATTCCGGCGCCGGAGCTCTCAGAAAGATTGTCGTTTCGGCTCAGACGACCACCGCCACCACCCAGCGT GCGGCTTCGAATTCCGCTGATTCAGCTAAGGAAGCGAGCGCCGATGTCCAGGCTTCAGTGTCCGCAGACGAACCAGCGACGCATCCGAGAAATGAACGGCCGAAATCGGTTCCCGAGGATCCGCCGGTCGATGCGGATACCGCGGCCATCAGTCCCAG AAATCAGTGTACAACTGATGCATTAGTTCGGCAAATGACAATTTTCTACAGTGGCAAGGTGAATGTATATGATGGAGTGCCACCTGATAAG GCACGGGCAATCCTGCACTTTGCAGCAGGGCCCAACCATCTGCTTCTGGACAATCAATTTGGTGGTGCTGCAGCAGAAAGGTCCTTAGGGTGCCAATATCAGACTGCGGGCGATAAAGATGGCCCTTTCCCTCCTAGTGCAACAATTTCTCAATCAATGCAAACAG GGAAGTTCGGCGAATATACACAGCAGTACTGGGAGAAAGGGAACAGCACTCGTGATCCTG ATGCAGAGGGTCAGGCGAGCAGAAAAGTCTCGTTGCAGAGATACCGTGAAAAGCGAAAAGACAG AGAAAGattaaagataaagaaaaaTAGTGGAGCGAATTCTAGCTTGGAGGTTTACTTGAATCATCAACTCAGGACACATACCTCAAATGGTAATTCAAGTCAGAGTGGCACAAGCTCTCCACCCCAACCTGGGCTGCTGCAGACAGCTGAAAATCAGCCAAAGATCCGCTGTCTTCCTGTTGACCTAAACGAGAAGG ATATCCTGGAACGCCAAGCTTAA